In Armatimonadota bacterium, one genomic interval encodes:
- a CDS encoding DUF1638 domain-containing protein yields MNPPENPKPRTVVITCAVLEDEVAHFAQGLSHILRIDLMPQGLHNEPDRLRRDLQAAIDKVEAETDAEAIVLGYGLCSRGTEGVTSRRAKLVISRAHDCITLLLGSKERYAEYVRKNPGTYWYSPGWNRHHIPPGEERYNRLKGEYVEKYGEDNAEFLMETEQHWFSTYDRATYVDLGPGATERDIRYTQKCATWLGWAFDRQQGDPSLLQALLNGDWDSDRFLVLEAGQTLRLTADERVIEAVPNDAH; encoded by the coding sequence ATGAATCCGCCTGAGAACCCAAAACCCAGAACCGTCGTGATCACCTGCGCGGTGCTGGAGGACGAGGTGGCCCACTTTGCCCAGGGTCTATCGCACATTCTGCGCATCGACCTGATGCCCCAGGGACTGCACAACGAGCCGGACCGTCTGCGCCGCGACCTCCAGGCCGCCATCGACAAGGTGGAGGCGGAGACGGACGCCGAGGCCATTGTCCTGGGCTACGGGCTCTGCAGCCGGGGCACCGAGGGCGTGACGTCGCGCCGTGCCAAGCTGGTGATATCACGGGCTCACGACTGCATCACGCTCCTCCTCGGCAGCAAGGAGCGCTACGCCGAATACGTCAGGAAGAACCCTGGGACCTATTGGTACAGCCCCGGCTGGAACCGCCACCACATCCCACCAGGGGAGGAGCGCTACAACCGTCTGAAGGGCGAGTATGTCGAGAAGTACGGCGAGGACAACGCCGAGTTCTTGATGGAGACCGAGCAGCACTGGTTTTCGACGTATGACCGGGCGACTTATGTGGACCTCGGTCCCGGCGCCACCGAGCGGGACATTCGCTACACCCAGAAGTGCGCGACGTGGCTGGGCTGGGCGTTCGACCGGCAGCAAGGCGATCCTAGCTTGTTACAGGCGCTCTTGAATGGGGATTGGGACTCCGACAGGTTCCTGGTTCTGGAGGCAGGACAGACCCTCCGGCTGACAGCCGACGAGCGGGTGATCGAGGCGGTGCCGAACGATGCGCATTGA
- a CDS encoding ThuA domain-containing protein — protein MLLAAVLTSAVGQDPQFGEFPERVRSQPKPISVLVFSKTAGFRHDCIPVAHEAIRKMCADLKWTSEHTEDASVFNPVSLQRFDVVIFECTTGDCLNNDQQTAFEGFVKRGGGYVGIHAASDTEYDWPWYGKLVGAWFKSHPAIQEAVTKVEDRNDPSTRMLPELWKRRDEWYSFRSNPRGQVHVLASLDESTYQGGGMGDHPIMWKHEYGGGRAWYNAMGHVKETYAEPLFMQSLAKGIEWAAGKSKRKAP, from the coding sequence ATGCTTCTTGCCGCTGTCTTGACCTCTGCTGTCGGCCAGGATCCCCAGTTCGGAGAGTTCCCTGAGAGGGTCAGGAGCCAACCCAAGCCGATTTCGGTTTTGGTCTTTTCAAAGACCGCCGGCTTCCGCCACGACTGCATCCCCGTGGCCCACGAGGCGATTCGGAAGATGTGCGCGGACTTGAAGTGGACCTCGGAGCACACGGAGGACGCTTCCGTGTTCAACCCGGTAAGCCTTCAACGCTTCGATGTGGTCATCTTCGAATGCACCACCGGCGACTGTCTGAACAACGATCAGCAGACCGCCTTCGAGGGCTTTGTGAAAAGGGGCGGCGGCTATGTTGGCATTCACGCCGCAAGTGACACGGAATACGACTGGCCCTGGTACGGCAAGCTGGTGGGCGCATGGTTCAAAAGCCACCCGGCCATCCAAGAAGCCGTGACGAAGGTCGAAGACCGCAATGATCCGAGCACCAGGATGCTTCCCGAGCTCTGGAAGCGGCGCGACGAGTGGTACAGCTTTCGGAGCAATCCTAGGGGCCAGGTCCACGTATTGGCTTCGCTCGATGAGAGCACCTACCAGGGCGGGGGCATGGGCGACCACCCGATCATGTGGAAGCACGAATACGGCGGCGGAAGGGCCTGGTACAACGCCATGGGCCACGTAAAGGAGACCTACGCTGAGCCTTTGTTCATGCAGAGCCTTGCGAAGGGAATCGAGTGGGCGGCAGGAAAGAGCAAGCGAAAAGCACCGTGA
- a CDS encoding DUF1080 domain-containing protein, with the protein MIALLAATVLLQTDNMLTPAEVKAGWQLLFDGKTTKGWHNFKAKGVKPGWTVKDGVLTSSDPGNAGDIVTDEQFTWFELQLDYRNTVGGNSGIMFRVVDGEETWHSGPEVQIYDYQGAAGAQKTGWLYELYPGEKETTNPPGQWDHLRLLVSPEKCQTDINGAKYYEFVIDSKDWWDRVAKSKFSEHPEFAKAKTGSIGIQGDHGVVSFRNIKIRKIKPRG; encoded by the coding sequence ATGATCGCATTGCTCGCTGCAACCGTTCTTCTGCAAACCGACAACATGCTCACTCCGGCAGAGGTCAAGGCCGGCTGGCAGCTTCTTTTCGACGGCAAGACCACCAAGGGTTGGCACAACTTCAAGGCCAAGGGCGTAAAGCCCGGCTGGACCGTCAAAGACGGCGTGCTGACCAGCAGCGACCCCGGCAACGCCGGTGACATCGTCACCGACGAGCAGTTCACTTGGTTCGAACTGCAGCTCGACTACAGGAACACCGTCGGCGGCAACAGCGGGATCATGTTCCGCGTCGTGGACGGCGAGGAAACCTGGCACAGCGGCCCCGAGGTCCAGATTTATGACTATCAGGGCGCCGCAGGCGCGCAAAAGACCGGGTGGCTCTATGAGCTTTATCCCGGTGAGAAGGAAACCACCAACCCGCCCGGCCAGTGGGACCACCTTCGGCTGCTCGTTTCACCCGAGAAGTGCCAGACCGACATCAACGGGGCGAAGTACTACGAGTTTGTGATCGACAGCAAGGACTGGTGGGACCGGGTAGCCAAGAGCAAGTTCTCTGAGCATCCCGAGTTTGCCAAGGCCAAAACGGGTTCAATCGGCATCCAGGGCGACCACGGCGTGGTCAGCTTCCGAAACATCAAGATTCGGAAGATCAAACCCAGAGGCTAG
- a CDS encoding CPBP family intramembrane metalloprotease, with the protein MSLPEFDLSAPEPPEPSGPKPPPIGWILVVLLFGFLVVAQTAGYFSRSKAEGPKYSNQEQILRSAVYTHEWLERLSPKESQEGPMTPGKKAAIEAEERDRKQFLSMLDGAAETLAVPSKTEPEAALLLAAIRREQRSKVPPEAVAALKRSKDAAFQAAAVIYAEPAPSPNLAKETVPKLVGQGFAWTMARVHAGELAGDKGARKRELPFGKIMLYGGSLLGLQFLLAAGGILLVTYSIQRRKGKWAPLGHPAGRLSFAESDRFALIAVGFFALFNLIGTVVHFAGASTLTMPGRSLVSTVLTLAVVFAVLHGQPLRGVSILHALGFRASSFATYATWSLCGLAALQPLLIIAESVSFMFLRSLPPPEHPLVEVFKGGQSTANWVCFGLTAVVLGPIFEEILFRGILLPAFEGLFKKPVWAIVASSLLFGAIHPTGIPAWLPLATVGAMSAMLAYQTRSLVPSILLHVLHNAMVLLQLLAY; encoded by the coding sequence GTGAGCCTTCCTGAATTCGATTTGTCGGCACCTGAGCCGCCGGAGCCGAGTGGCCCCAAGCCCCCGCCGATCGGCTGGATCCTGGTCGTCTTGCTGTTTGGCTTCCTGGTCGTGGCTCAGACCGCGGGCTACTTCAGCCGGAGCAAGGCGGAGGGTCCGAAATACTCCAACCAGGAGCAGATCCTCCGATCGGCGGTCTACACGCACGAATGGCTCGAGCGATTGTCCCCAAAGGAGTCTCAAGAGGGGCCGATGACGCCCGGGAAGAAGGCGGCTATCGAAGCGGAGGAGCGCGACCGAAAGCAGTTTTTGTCCATGCTCGACGGCGCGGCGGAAACGCTGGCGGTTCCGTCGAAAACCGAGCCAGAGGCGGCGCTGCTGCTCGCCGCGATCCGGCGCGAGCAGCGGTCCAAGGTTCCACCCGAGGCCGTGGCCGCGCTGAAGCGGTCGAAGGACGCTGCGTTCCAGGCTGCGGCGGTGATCTACGCCGAACCTGCTCCATCGCCGAATCTGGCGAAGGAAACCGTACCCAAGCTCGTCGGGCAGGGGTTCGCCTGGACGATGGCTCGGGTGCACGCCGGTGAGCTTGCCGGGGACAAGGGCGCCCGCAAGCGCGAGCTTCCCTTTGGCAAGATCATGCTTTATGGAGGATCCCTGCTGGGGCTGCAGTTCCTGTTGGCCGCCGGAGGCATCCTCTTGGTGACCTATTCGATTCAGCGGCGCAAGGGCAAGTGGGCGCCATTGGGGCACCCCGCCGGACGACTTTCCTTTGCAGAGTCGGACCGCTTTGCTCTGATCGCCGTCGGCTTTTTCGCGCTGTTCAACCTGATCGGGACCGTCGTGCACTTCGCAGGAGCGTCGACACTGACGATGCCGGGTAGGTCGCTGGTTTCGACGGTGCTCACCCTGGCCGTCGTCTTCGCGGTACTCCATGGCCAGCCGCTCCGCGGTGTTTCCATCCTCCACGCGCTAGGGTTTCGCGCAAGCTCGTTCGCGACTTATGCGACATGGTCGCTGTGCGGCCTTGCTGCACTCCAGCCGCTGCTCATCATCGCCGAGTCCGTCTCCTTTATGTTCCTAAGGAGCCTGCCCCCGCCTGAGCATCCGTTGGTCGAGGTTTTCAAGGGTGGGCAGAGCACAGCGAATTGGGTCTGCTTCGGGCTGACGGCGGTGGTGCTGGGGCCGATTTTCGAGGAAATCTTGTTTCGCGGCATTCTGCTGCCCGCGTTCGAGGGTCTTTTCAAGAAGCCGGTTTGGGCGATCGTGGCTTCGAGTCTGCTCTTCGGGGCTATCCACCCCACGGGAATCCCCGCTTGGCTGCCCCTGGCGACGGTCGGCGCGATGAGCGCGATGCTTGCCTACCAAACCCGGTCGTTGGTTCCTTCCATCCTCCTGCACGTGCTGCACAACGCGATGGTGTTGCTGCAGCTCTTGGCTTACTGA
- a CDS encoding VOC family protein — MAMNTVCHIEFECTNFDRSQSFFEATFGWQFREFGPMRVFASGDDHVGGLFQTDSVTPASFTAIWIQVEDVTATAQKAGSAGGQVVRERYEIPGVGFGAEIKDPDGNPIGLVQFAAA, encoded by the coding sequence ATGGCCATGAACACTGTCTGCCACATCGAATTCGAATGCACCAACTTCGACCGCTCGCAAAGCTTCTTTGAGGCCACCTTTGGCTGGCAGTTTCGGGAGTTCGGGCCCATGCGTGTCTTCGCGTCGGGGGATGACCACGTCGGCGGGCTCTTTCAGACCGACTCGGTGACCCCAGCCAGCTTCACGGCGATCTGGATTCAGGTCGAGGACGTGACGGCCACGGCGCAGAAGGCCGGCTCGGCGGGAGGTCAAGTCGTTCGCGAACGGTATGAGATTCCAGGTGTCGGGTTCGGCGCGGAGATCAAGGACCCGGACGGCAACCCGATCGGGCTGGTGCAGTTCGCGGCGGCCTAA
- a CDS encoding DUF4445 domain-containing protein, translated as MRIEVQLEEQTEQLVLGADQANRSIAQILRSFNLPLNTRCGERDLCAGCMVDVIQGSLQHVDGGELEVTPDSPMELQGCRYKPSGDLLVLRVPQRSRLAYAPQVLDSYRVNVPIAKDPVAQEGIGVAIDIGTTTIAIQALDLSRGEVVGRASGFNKQMHFGDDVLTRINLCSTDPTMLGLLQKAIVEETLKPLIAEAAPDSSRIRALSIAGNTTMLHLLMGVDPTPLGFAPFTPAFLEQAPFEAGQLGLDPPGAVVHLLPSIAAYIGADLTAGLFASGLLYDEGPSLLVDVGTNGEILLNVDGHVLGCATAAGPAFEGSGLQCGIRAGEGAISYVHLSADPLGVTVEKIGPPGMKPTGICGSAYVDFLSEGRRVGLLSPTGRIQEVEGLDAWKMPSDHGVSLRLAYGQGKRPIVVTEGDVAKLLQAKAAIAAGILTLLARKGMSPKNVKTLYLAGGFGMHLDLGKAIGCGLLPGFTESQIQLVGNTSLAGATLCLLDMNTLNELSLARHGVEVVELNLDPTFEDTYLDQLSLP; from the coding sequence ATGCGCATTGAGGTGCAGCTAGAAGAGCAAACCGAGCAATTGGTGCTCGGCGCAGATCAGGCAAATCGGTCGATCGCACAGATCCTCAGGTCGTTCAATCTGCCGCTCAACACCCGTTGCGGCGAGCGCGACCTTTGCGCAGGGTGCATGGTGGATGTGATTCAGGGTTCCCTGCAGCATGTCGATGGCGGCGAACTTGAAGTCACGCCAGACTCCCCGATGGAACTGCAGGGCTGCCGGTACAAGCCGAGCGGCGATTTGCTGGTGCTCAGGGTGCCTCAGCGCTCGCGGCTCGCCTACGCGCCACAGGTTCTCGACAGCTACCGGGTGAACGTTCCCATCGCGAAGGATCCGGTGGCTCAAGAAGGCATTGGCGTCGCCATCGACATCGGGACGACCACCATCGCGATTCAGGCGCTGGACCTAAGCCGTGGGGAGGTCGTTGGCCGAGCCTCGGGATTCAACAAGCAAATGCACTTTGGCGACGATGTGCTCACACGAATCAACTTGTGCTCGACCGATCCGACGATGCTCGGCCTCTTGCAGAAGGCTATTGTCGAGGAGACGCTGAAGCCGCTGATCGCCGAAGCCGCACCCGATTCGAGCAGAATCAGGGCTCTTTCCATCGCCGGGAACACGACGATGCTGCACCTCTTGATGGGAGTGGACCCGACGCCGCTCGGCTTCGCCCCCTTCACACCTGCCTTTCTGGAGCAGGCTCCCTTCGAGGCGGGTCAATTGGGCCTGGATCCACCCGGGGCCGTTGTTCATCTGCTGCCTTCGATTGCGGCTTACATCGGCGCGGATTTGACGGCCGGGCTCTTCGCATCGGGTTTGCTCTACGACGAAGGGCCAAGCCTATTAGTAGACGTCGGCACGAACGGCGAGATCCTGCTGAACGTGGACGGGCATGTGCTCGGTTGCGCTACCGCCGCAGGTCCGGCATTCGAGGGCAGCGGGCTCCAATGCGGTATCCGTGCCGGTGAGGGAGCAATCTCCTACGTCCACCTTTCCGCCGATCCCCTGGGCGTCACGGTCGAGAAGATAGGCCCGCCCGGAATGAAACCGACCGGCATCTGCGGCTCGGCGTATGTGGATTTTTTATCAGAGGGTCGGCGCGTTGGGCTGCTCAGCCCGACTGGGCGCATTCAGGAGGTGGAGGGGCTCGACGCCTGGAAGATGCCCTCCGACCACGGCGTGAGCCTTCGGCTGGCTTACGGCCAAGGCAAGCGTCCAATTGTGGTCACGGAAGGCGACGTCGCCAAACTTCTGCAAGCCAAAGCCGCGATCGCGGCAGGAATCCTCACGTTGCTCGCACGCAAGGGGATGTCGCCGAAGAACGTCAAGACCCTGTACCTTGCCGGCGGTTTCGGCATGCACTTGGACTTGGGCAAAGCCATTGGCTGCGGCCTACTTCCCGGGTTCACAGAGAGCCAAATCCAACTGGTGGGCAACACGTCGCTCGCCGGAGCCACCCTTTGTCTGCTGGACATGAACACCTTGAATGAACTTTCCTTGGCTCGGCACGGCGTGGAGGTTGTCGAACTCAACCTGGACCCGACGTTCGAAGACACTTATCTGGACCAACTGTCGCTGCCATGA
- a CDS encoding corrinoid protein produces the protein MSEHQPLTDAVVKGDRGTATQLTQSLLDSGTPPQNVLASLVEGMDIVGDRFQRNEAFVPEMLIAARAMKESMAILEPHLVKAGIRPEYTAVIGTVQGDLHDIGKNLVAMMWRGAHFNVVDLGTNVSADKFVEAARDNNAHLVGLSALLTTTMPAMKDTVSAIRSAGLSSKVMIGGAPITQEFADSIGADAFAPDAASGVDIARKLLTA, from the coding sequence ATGAGCGAACATCAACCCCTCACCGACGCGGTCGTCAAAGGGGACCGCGGCACTGCCACCCAACTCACCCAGTCCCTTCTCGACTCCGGCACACCGCCGCAAAACGTTCTCGCCAGCCTGGTCGAGGGCATGGACATCGTCGGCGACCGATTCCAGCGCAACGAGGCCTTTGTGCCTGAGATGCTGATCGCCGCTCGAGCGATGAAAGAGAGCATGGCCATCCTGGAGCCGCATCTGGTCAAGGCCGGCATCCGCCCCGAGTACACAGCCGTCATCGGCACGGTTCAAGGCGACCTTCACGACATCGGTAAGAACCTGGTCGCGATGATGTGGCGCGGCGCGCATTTCAATGTCGTGGACTTGGGCACCAACGTTTCGGCCGACAAGTTCGTCGAGGCGGCGCGCGACAACAACGCCCATCTTGTGGGCTTGAGCGCCCTGTTGACGACGACGATGCCGGCGATGAAGGACACCGTTTCGGCCATCCGGTCAGCTGGACTTTCGTCGAAGGTCATGATTGGAGGCGCTCCCATTACGCAGGAGTTTGCCGACTCGATCGGGGCCGACGCCTTCGCTCCCGACGCCGCCAGCGGCGTGGACATCGCGCGCAAACTTTTGACCGCGTAA
- a CDS encoding DNA translocase FtsK 4TM domain-containing protein, with protein sequence MKTRPRKPTTAGRQRAAAPSHRVADLWGVVLLALGITIGIALWTADAGLFGSAIGSFFQLLFGVGSWGVAAYAALLGIGFIAGKRHSDRLRLGWGLGLLFFALLGAIARAGQGDYFDPIVAGESGGLVGAVIGWALEALLGKAKPVGLGALGMVGLVLCFQMPLHAILGALAERAQALKLKPKKQAGKVPARPTKRPFESRAVAQVPESESDEQPTERPKPKPVIRDLEQPTLGIETDLGPKEGYTLPPLSLLDEPKPRPTRSPQEMSQNIQILESTLEEFGIEANVVEVATGPTITRYEVQLGPGIKVNRIVALADNMAMNMAASHVRVEAPIPGKAAIGVEVPNAHRSSIALREMLDTKDFRDHASRLCIALGQDVGGANRFTDLSKMPHLLIGGATNSGKSIGLASLIMALVMRNTPKDVRLVLVDPKRVEFTLFEGLPHLMCPVVKDVKQTPGVLRALWREMDRRYDVFSDAGVRNIEGWNGKASFQEKMPYIVLVIDELADLMIQAAAEVETSIARLAQLARATGIHLVVATQRPSVDVITGTIKANISSRIAFSVTSQIDSRTILDSAGAEKLIGMGDMLFMPIDASKPSRIQGCYVSEKEIERVVGHWKEQEKPHYAIDPAAFSASEGQRDGGTRGGDDEGPDALWEDTVRWVVNRGEASTSMLQRKFSIGFQRASRLLDTMEERGIVGPRDGPRPREVLISASEVEGYLSGVPMRYDTGPTPDDEDFGA encoded by the coding sequence ATGAAGACCCGACCCCGGAAGCCGACTACGGCAGGGCGTCAGCGCGCTGCTGCTCCCAGCCACCGCGTTGCGGACCTGTGGGGTGTGGTCCTGCTCGCCCTAGGGATCACCATCGGCATCGCCCTTTGGACCGCGGACGCCGGGCTGTTCGGCTCTGCCATCGGCAGTTTCTTCCAGCTTCTCTTTGGGGTGGGCTCGTGGGGCGTGGCCGCCTATGCGGCGCTCCTAGGTATTGGGTTCATCGCAGGCAAGCGGCACTCCGACCGCCTGCGACTGGGTTGGGGGCTTGGGCTCCTGTTCTTTGCGCTTCTGGGCGCAATCGCAAGAGCGGGCCAGGGCGACTATTTCGACCCGATCGTGGCCGGGGAGTCCGGCGGACTCGTCGGCGCCGTCATTGGCTGGGCCCTTGAAGCCCTTTTGGGAAAGGCCAAGCCCGTGGGTCTTGGCGCGCTCGGCATGGTCGGGCTGGTGCTCTGCTTCCAGATGCCCCTTCACGCGATACTGGGAGCGCTTGCAGAGCGAGCCCAGGCCCTGAAGCTCAAGCCAAAGAAGCAAGCGGGCAAGGTCCCCGCGCGCCCAACCAAACGGCCGTTTGAAAGCCGAGCGGTCGCGCAGGTCCCAGAGTCTGAGTCCGACGAGCAGCCCACCGAACGGCCCAAGCCCAAACCGGTCATTCGGGACCTGGAGCAACCGACGCTCGGAATTGAAACCGACCTTGGCCCGAAAGAGGGCTACACGTTGCCGCCGCTAAGCCTGCTCGATGAGCCCAAGCCCAGGCCCACCCGCTCGCCGCAGGAGATGTCGCAGAACATCCAGATACTGGAATCCACCTTGGAGGAGTTCGGCATCGAGGCCAACGTCGTAGAGGTCGCCACGGGTCCGACCATCACCCGCTATGAGGTTCAGCTTGGCCCCGGCATCAAGGTCAACCGCATCGTGGCGCTGGCCGACAACATGGCGATGAACATGGCCGCGTCGCACGTTCGCGTCGAGGCTCCGATCCCTGGAAAGGCCGCTATCGGCGTCGAAGTGCCAAACGCGCACCGCTCCAGCATCGCGCTGCGCGAGATGCTGGACACCAAGGACTTTCGCGACCACGCCTCTCGACTATGCATTGCCCTCGGCCAAGACGTGGGGGGCGCGAACCGCTTTACCGACCTTTCGAAAATGCCCCACTTGCTGATCGGCGGCGCCACCAACAGCGGCAAGTCCATCGGCCTCGCGTCGCTCATCATGGCGCTCGTCATGCGCAACACGCCCAAGGACGTGCGCCTGGTGCTCGTCGACCCGAAGCGCGTCGAGTTCACGCTCTTCGAGGGGCTGCCACACCTCATGTGCCCAGTGGTCAAGGACGTGAAACAGACTCCCGGCGTCCTGCGGGCGCTCTGGAGGGAGATGGACCGCCGATACGACGTGTTCAGCGATGCCGGGGTCCGAAACATCGAGGGCTGGAACGGCAAGGCGAGCTTCCAGGAGAAGATGCCTTACATCGTACTGGTCATCGACGAGCTCGCCGACCTCATGATCCAAGCCGCCGCAGAGGTTGAGACGAGCATTGCGCGTCTGGCACAGCTTGCCCGCGCGACGGGCATACACCTGGTGGTCGCCACCCAGCGCCCGAGCGTGGACGTCATTACAGGCACCATCAAAGCCAACATCAGCTCGCGAATCGCCTTCTCTGTCACCTCCCAGATCGACTCGAGGACCATCCTCGACTCGGCCGGCGCGGAGAAGCTCATCGGCATGGGCGACATGCTGTTCATGCCGATCGACGCCAGCAAGCCCTCGCGAATCCAGGGTTGCTACGTGTCGGAAAAAGAGATCGAGCGGGTGGTAGGCCACTGGAAGGAACAGGAGAAGCCGCACTACGCTATCGATCCCGCGGCCTTTTCGGCGTCCGAGGGACAGAGGGACGGAGGAACCAGAGGCGGCGACGACGAGGGCCCCGACGCCCTTTGGGAAGACACGGTTCGATGGGTGGTCAACCGAGGCGAGGCCAGTACGAGCATGCTTCAGCGCAAGTTCAGCATCGGTTTTCAGCGGGCTTCGCGGCTCCTCGACACCATGGAAGAGCGCGGGATCGTGGGTCCGCGAGACGGCCCAAGGCCTCGAGAAGTGCTCATCAGCGCCTCTGAGGTGGAGGGCTACTTGAGCGGCGTGCCGATGCGGTACGACACGGGCCCAACGCCCGACGACGAGGATTTTGGGGCGTAG